One region of Pelorhabdus rhamnosifermentans genomic DNA includes:
- a CDS encoding energy-coupling factor transporter transmembrane component T family protein, giving the protein MSSYAVIARAGQKTALSEKHPVIIGVCCLSLIFAAFATINITNYLVMLGILAVVVVAGRIPAGNIIKIIGLVIPLCFFITLIQALTQGGTDIVSFMIGGYPVHLSERGVSLGLAIMLRVIILAVTMTVFFALVNPMRLTRALYDLGMPFKYAYAFTLALRFLPLIISEISTINNAQKCRGYDIDRCNFIVKTFKIIPLMTPLIIMCLRRSSSIALAMDLKAFGSITNRTFYLELKPATLGEKTVMVLSVIASFSFIITSTIL; this is encoded by the coding sequence ATGTCTAGTTATGCTGTTATAGCAAGGGCCGGTCAAAAGACGGCTCTTTCTGAAAAACATCCGGTAATAATCGGAGTATGTTGTTTGTCTTTAATTTTCGCAGCTTTTGCTACGATAAATATAACTAATTATTTAGTCATGCTAGGAATTTTAGCAGTTGTCGTAGTGGCCGGAAGAATTCCGGCAGGTAATATTATCAAAATCATTGGTCTTGTGATTCCCTTGTGTTTTTTTATCACTTTAATTCAAGCATTGACGCAAGGCGGGACTGATATAGTCAGTTTCATGATTGGCGGCTATCCAGTTCATTTGTCTGAAAGAGGAGTCAGTTTAGGACTTGCAATTATGCTTCGTGTCATTATTTTAGCAGTAACGATGACGGTTTTCTTTGCTCTTGTGAATCCAATGAGATTGACTCGCGCTCTGTATGATTTGGGGATGCCATTTAAATATGCCTATGCTTTTACCTTGGCTTTGCGGTTTTTGCCTTTGATTATTAGTGAAATCAGTACCATCAATAATGCACAAAAATGTCGCGGTTATGATATCGATCGTTGTAATTTTATTGTAAAGACTTTTAAAATTATTCCGCTTATGACACCGTTAATCATTATGTGTTTACGTCGTTCTTCTTCTATTGCTTTGGCTATGGACTTAAAGGCATTCGGCAGCATTACCAACAGAACATTTTATTTGGAATTAAAGCCTGCAACACTCGGTGAAAAAACGGTTATGGTATTAAGCGTCATAGCATCTTTTTCGTTTATTATTACATCTACTATTTTATGA
- a CDS encoding energy-coupling factor ABC transporter ATP-binding protein, with the protein MDVIKVENLTFRYSKKAEPVLKNINLTIKKGECMAILGDSKTTLCMAMCGVIPHLIPGHMEGNVWVDGQDTLKMTVKDIAAKVGVVLQDPENQSFNLNVESDVVFAMENLGIPPMEMEARLIDALEIVRMLPYRYKASDQLSGGQKQRVAIASVLAMKPEILILDEPTRELDPLGREEIFDVLNRLKKSGITIIIVENDPPRLAQIADRMILIRDSEIKYEEVPREFFKKVYGDARIKLPQISQAYLDTFHLLGLSKTTELPMNVEEGVAIYGKIIADY; encoded by the coding sequence ATGGATGTAATAAAAGTTGAAAATTTAACTTTTCGATATAGCAAAAAAGCTGAACCTGTATTAAAGAATATAAACCTTACCATAAAAAAAGGTGAATGTATGGCCATTCTTGGCGATAGTAAAACTACCTTATGTATGGCTATGTGCGGGGTGATTCCTCACTTAATCCCCGGACATATGGAAGGAAATGTATGGGTAGATGGTCAGGATACTTTGAAAATGACAGTAAAAGATATTGCGGCTAAGGTTGGGGTTGTCCTGCAAGATCCGGAAAATCAATCTTTTAATCTCAATGTTGAAAGCGATGTCGTATTTGCTATGGAGAATCTTGGGATACCTCCGATGGAAATGGAAGCACGATTAATCGACGCGCTTGAAATTGTGCGGATGCTTCCATATCGTTATAAAGCATCGGATCAGCTTTCTGGTGGACAAAAGCAGCGGGTAGCGATTGCCTCAGTCCTTGCCATGAAACCGGAAATTCTTATTCTTGATGAGCCGACACGTGAACTAGATCCGTTGGGCAGAGAAGAAATTTTCGATGTCTTAAATCGATTAAAAAAATCAGGGATTACGATTATTATTGTTGAAAATGACCCGCCACGCTTGGCGCAAATTGCTGATCGGATGATTTTAATACGAGATAGTGAAATTAAGTATGAAGAGGTGCCAAGAGAATTTTTCAAAAAAGTGTATGGTGATGCAAGAATTAAGTTGCCGCAAATTTCACAAGCATATTTAGATACCTTTCATTTATTGGGTCTAAGTAAAACGACTGAACTTCCCATGAATGTTGAGGAAGGAGTTGCGATTTATGGAAAAATTATTGCCGATTATTAA
- a CDS encoding energy-coupling factor ABC transporter ATP-binding protein has product MEKLLPIIKVEDLKFAYGKSEVLVLKGISLEINQGDFIAILGQNGSGKSTLVRHFNGLLQPTSGRVLIKGMNTRSTPVSKLAATVGYVFQNPDHQIFCASVWEEITFGPKNLGLPKDTIEANAKEAIKIMELEGKEQRHPHSLSRGERQRLAIATVLAIKPDVIILDEPTGGQDKSRTEKLMKLLQELNAKGHTIIIITHDIELAAEYAKRILVTFDGTLLLDGDPRAVFLEKEKLHQTFLKVPDIFAFSFGLGMARPALSPEEFVEEFKRSTGA; this is encoded by the coding sequence ATGGAAAAATTATTGCCGATTATTAAGGTAGAAGATTTGAAGTTTGCTTATGGTAAAAGTGAAGTGTTGGTTTTAAAGGGAATTTCCCTGGAAATCAATCAAGGGGATTTCATCGCTATTTTAGGGCAAAATGGATCAGGGAAAAGCACCTTAGTTAGGCATTTCAATGGCTTATTACAACCAACTAGCGGCAGAGTTCTGATCAAAGGAATGAATACAAGATCTACACCGGTTTCCAAATTGGCGGCTACCGTCGGCTATGTGTTTCAAAATCCGGATCATCAGATATTTTGTGCTTCTGTTTGGGAAGAAATTACTTTTGGACCGAAAAATTTAGGTCTACCTAAAGATACAATTGAAGCAAATGCGAAAGAAGCAATAAAAATCATGGAACTTGAAGGCAAGGAGCAGCGTCATCCGCATAGTTTAAGCCGCGGAGAGCGGCAAAGGCTGGCGATTGCCACCGTTCTGGCCATCAAGCCCGATGTGATTATTTTAGATGAGCCCACAGGCGGGCAAGATAAGTCGCGTACGGAAAAACTTATGAAGTTGCTTCAGGAGCTTAATGCTAAAGGGCATACGATTATTATCATTACCCATGATATTGAGTTAGCGGCAGAATATGCAAAACGTATTTTGGTTACTTTTGATGGGACTCTTTTATTGGATGGCGATCCTCGGGCTGTTTTTTTGGAAAAAGAAAAATTACATCAAACGTTTTTGAAGGTGCCGGATATTTTTGCCTTTTCTTTTGGGCTTGGAATGGCACGTCCCGCCTTATCTCCCGAGGAATTTGTCGAAGAGTTTAAAAGGTCTACAGGAGCATGA
- a CDS encoding M20 family metallo-hydrolase, with protein sequence MTEIDINLVQAHIEKLDMIGKMGNGGTSRLSYSKAWRQGQAFVTMLMETCGMTVERDAIGNLIGTYLGTEPNFPYLMVGSHLDTVPEGGSLDGALGVLTAIECIRTWQIAGYRPLRTVKIIATVEEEGTLFGLGCMGTRFIVGEMTMEKFAALHDKQGKTLAEYFADNGMNYEALAYSSIVPDEVFAFLELHIEQGQELDLSGEPCAIVTDIVGIDRHWITIQGHANHAGTTRMDRRRDALVAASMVVQEVYKAACSSQGLYVATVGAFKVTPGATNVIPGKVEFTIETRAAHDETMENVHLEILKLLRQVEEKYNVKAMVNERRFAPAVHFGTTISEELSKAAMDVKQKVKKMPSWAGHDSKIMARITQCGMIFVTSLNGISHSPEEATRWADVEKGLKILNQAMKRIASIPQC encoded by the coding sequence ATGACTGAAATTGACATCAACTTAGTACAAGCCCATATTGAAAAATTAGATATGATTGGTAAAATGGGTAATGGCGGCACAAGTCGATTATCCTACTCAAAAGCTTGGCGGCAGGGCCAAGCTTTTGTTACAATGCTTATGGAGACATGTGGGATGACAGTGGAGCGTGATGCAATAGGAAATTTAATTGGAACGTATTTAGGTACTGAACCCAATTTTCCCTATCTTATGGTTGGCTCTCATTTAGATACTGTTCCAGAAGGTGGCAGCCTGGATGGGGCTTTAGGTGTGCTAACAGCTATTGAGTGCATACGCACTTGGCAGATCGCTGGATATCGACCGCTGAGAACGGTAAAAATTATTGCGACCGTTGAAGAGGAAGGAACTTTATTTGGTTTGGGCTGTATGGGAACAAGATTTATTGTTGGCGAGATGACCATGGAAAAGTTTGCTGCGCTACATGATAAACAAGGTAAGACCTTAGCCGAGTATTTTGCCGATAATGGCATGAACTATGAAGCATTAGCCTATAGTAGCATTGTTCCTGATGAGGTATTTGCTTTTTTAGAGCTTCATATTGAACAAGGACAGGAACTGGATTTATCGGGAGAGCCTTGTGCGATTGTTACCGACATTGTTGGAATTGACCGTCATTGGATTACGATACAAGGACATGCCAATCATGCCGGTACTACCCGCATGGATCGAAGAAGAGATGCTTTGGTGGCAGCTTCTATGGTGGTTCAGGAAGTTTATAAGGCGGCTTGTTCCTCTCAGGGGTTGTATGTGGCAACGGTAGGTGCGTTTAAAGTTACGCCGGGGGCTACCAATGTGATTCCGGGGAAAGTAGAATTTACGATTGAGACCAGAGCGGCTCATGATGAGACGATGGAAAACGTTCATTTGGAAATCTTAAAACTGTTACGGCAAGTGGAAGAAAAATATAATGTAAAAGCAATGGTCAATGAGAGAAGATTTGCTCCTGCTGTACACTTCGGTACGACAATCTCTGAGGAGTTAAGTAAGGCAGCCATGGATGTAAAGCAGAAAGTGAAAAAAATGCCAAGTTGGGCAGGGCATGATTCCAAAATTATGGCCAGGATTACTCAGTGCGGTATGATCTTTGTTACGAGTTTGAACGGGATTAGTCATTCACCGGAAGAGGCTACACGCTGGGCCGATGTCGAGAAAGGGCTGAAAATTCTTAATCAGGCGATGAAGCGTATTGCTTCGATACCACAATGTTAA